DNA sequence from the Callospermophilus lateralis isolate mCalLat2 chromosome 2, mCalLat2.hap1, whole genome shotgun sequence genome:
TGCTCACCTCCGCCTCACTGTCTCCCCCTCTCCGTCTCTCTCATCCTGTCTCTGCCTCTCGTTCTCATTTTCCTGTCCCCCTCGGTCTCTCTgaccctgtctctctgtttctccctgtctcttcattctttatctctctctCCCTGTAGCTGTCTtcctctccatctctctcttctccccgtctgtctctctctctctttctctctctctctctctctctccccccctctctctctccctctctttctcttgctctctctccatctctctctctccccgtctgtctgtctgtctctctctctctctctccccccctctccctgtctctctccctctctctctctctccctctctctcccccctctctccctccctctccctctctctctccctctccctctctctctgtctctctccctctctctctctccatctctctctccctctctccccctcccccctccatcCCCCTTCCCgtacctctccctccctctccctccctctctccctctctctctccctctctctctctctctctctctccctctctctcccccccctctccctctctccccctcccccctccatcCCCCCTCCCgtatctctctgtctccctctggcTCTCCCTTTGCTCTCCCACCCCAGCACCCCTCACCCCAGAGCCTGGTCCTGCTGCCCCAGCCCCGTCTCCCTGGACTGGAACAGGTGCTGCTGTGGCCCCCATGGGGGGAACAGTGGGGGGCCACCCTGACACCCTCCCTCCTGCTCTGAGATTCCCGAGAAGGCACACCCCTTAGTGACCCTCACTGGCTACAGATACAGCCCCTGGTCCTGAGCGGCTCCCTGAGAGGACCCAGGGCCCCGCGACCTGCTCTGACGTCCCTGCCTTTGACCTGAGGCTTTGGAGTGGCCTCCTGGGCAGCTCTCCTTCTGCAAACCTCAGGGAGTAGCCACTGGCTCAGGCCTGGAGGAGGGTCTCCCTCCACCTTCTCAGCCCCACCACTGgtctgccctcctcctcctccctgacCTCCCCCAGCCCGGGATGGAGTGTCCTTGGGGCACTTCCATGGGCCGTCCAGAGACCCTCTGGGGTGGGGATCTCAGCTGGAGCATGGCCTCAGCCTTAGGATGGGAGGCCACTGTGGGGCTCCTAACAGAAGACAGAGGGGAGACCCTCCGTTCATGGTCCCTGCATGTCCCCTGTCTCAAGGAGACCCTTTGCAGCATGTGCTGGGCCTCTGCAGGGCTGGCCCTCTTGCAGCTGGTCAGGGAGGACATGGGAATCAGCACACACCTCTGCCCATCCAGGAGGGGCCAGGGACCGTGCACCTGCAGTGTGGTGAAGGGCTGGGCACTCCTGACCATGACGGGGGGCTGAGCCCTGGCAGAGGTCACACAGCAGCTGGGAGGGGGCCCAGAGCTGCACCAGGATGGCCCTGGCAGGATGGGTCCTGTGCTTACTGACTGCCACACAGGCACACCGACGCCGGTGGTCAGCACCCGTCCCCCTTCACAGGCTCCTGCCCACGCGCCTGCCAGCCAGCCGAGATGTTGGGCATACTGAGCCTCTGGAGAACGGTCAACAGCGTCCTCTTCTACCTGACTCTGGTCATCGCTGTTGGGGGGCTGCTGGGCAATGGGCTGGTGCTCTGGAACCTGGGCTTCCACATCAAGAAGGGCCCCTTCAACACCTACCTGCTGCAACTGGCCGCCGCGGACTTCCTGTTCCTGTCCTGCCAGGTGGCCTTCTCCGTCGTCCAGGCCGCGCTGGGCTCCTCCCAGGACACGCTCTACTTCGTGGTCACCTTCCTGTGGTTCTCGGCAGGGCTCTGGCTGCTGGCGGTCCTCGGTGCTGAGCGCTGCCTCTCCGACATCTTTCCCTCCTGCTACCAGCGCTACCGGCCCCCGCACGCCTCCACCGGCCTCTGCGTCCTGGTCTGGGCTCTGACGCTGCCCGCCGTGCTGCTGCCCGCCAACGCCTGCGGCCTGCTGCGTGAGGGCACGCGCCTGCTGGCCTGCATCCGCTACCACGCGGTCAGCGTCACCTGGCTGCTGTCACTGGCGTGCGTGGCCTTGGGGGCCTGCTTGGTACTCTTCATCTGGGTGAACTGCTGCTCCCAGCGCCCGCGCCCCAAGTTCTGTGGCATCGTCCAGGGCTCGGGGGTCCTGCTCCTTTTTTGCCGCCTGCCCTTCATCCTCTACTGGAGCCTGCGGCCGATCCTGAACTTCCTGCTGCCCATCTTCCTCCCGCTGGCCACCCTCCTGGCCTGCATCGACAGCAGTGCCAAGCCCCTCATGTACTTCGTGATGGGCCGGCAGCCGGGGCATCGGGCGCCACTGAGGACGGTCCTGCAGAGGGCCCTGGGGGAGGGGTCCCAGCCAGGTGCTAGGGGGCTGTCCCTGCCCATGGGCCCCGTCTAGGGGGTGGCCAGCCCTCCCCCATCTCCAGAGCTGTCAGGAGACCCTGCCCTTGCTCAGACCCTTCCAGGACTGTAAGAAGCCCACCCACCACCTGGCTCCTGCCTTGGGACCCAAGGACAGGCGGAGCCGGCAGGGTGAGAATCAGGTCTCTGTGGAGAGGACCGGGGCACAGGGGACACACACCTGCAGCAGGCCCCAGGTCTGCTCCTCTCCTCCCCACCCAGCCTCCTGCATCCAACACAGGGGGACTGCGGCATGGGGCAGAGCCAGCACCCTAACCAAGGTGGGGGCTGATGGCCTGGAGCCCAGGCCTCCGGCTCCTAGGCAGGTGCCCCCTTAGGGGGCCATGTTCACATCCTGCCCCGGGGCCATGCAGCTGATTCTTCACTAAAGCCTATTCTTCAGCTGAGTTGCTGGTTCCCCTCCCTCACTCTCGTGGGCGCCCCCCCAAACCCCAGGTCCAGACTCCCACCTACAGTCGGCTCTAGTGACCATACAGGCCGCCTTCCCAACTCTCCCTCCTGGTGTCACCAGCACAGGCCACCAGATGGCGCTGCCTCACCACCCTGCTGACCCCGCGCTGCAGGCTGGGCCTCCCCACCAGCCTCTCAGGAGCCTGAGGACCCTCCAGGCCTGCAGGGCGTGCTGTGAGGGCCCGCCCGGCCCCTGCCCCAACTCTGCTCACTGTAGCCATCCTGGGGTCCCCCCACCACAGTTGTGCCTAGCCAGCTCGACCCACAGAGTTCAAGAAAGAACacaggaaaggggaggggggagacgGCGGGGGCGGGAGGGGGAGTCGGAAGCTCCCAGAGTGCAGATCATTCTGCGGGTTTCCTAATAGCACACACAGGCTGGGCTGAGGCTcaggagcccccccccccccccccccccccccccccccccgcaaacaAAAAGACAGACCCCTGTGGCCATTGTTGGAACATTCCAGTCCTGCAGGGAGCACCAAGATGTAGCACCCACAGGCCTGCCCTACATTTTTGGTGAAAGATGGCTCCACTCACGGGTTTTTCAAGACATaccctcagaagaaaaaaaaaaaaaattgaatttatttcttgTTCTCTTCTTGCTATGCCAATCTGTTGTCGCAGAGCACCTGCGCTGCCTTTGAATTGCTGGGTAAAGTTGTGTCTTCCTCCTTAGAGAAGCACTGCGTTACTCCCTGTGGGGACCTGGGAGAGGTTCAAACATGGAAAGAAGGAAACTCAGCTGCAGCCCCCACCCCACCTGGACACACCCGGACACACCTCAGGACTGGGGCTGCCCGGAGCCTGGGGTCACCCAGCTCTGTTGGTCTGGTGGGCTGGGGCGGGGGGAGGCCCCCAGCGTGGGGAGGCCGGGAAGGGTGTGAACAGCCTCCCTCCTTCCAACACTTCACCATAGACCCCAAGAGGGAGCATGGCTCCTCCCCAGACGTCCTGGGGATGGGATAAGAGTAGGGGGCAGCTTCCAAGGTGGGGTGCCCCGTGGTCAGTCCCATGCTTCCAGTCCAGGAATTAGCTGCAGGGCCCTCTGGGGTTGTCCATTTGTGTGCCCAGAGGACAGGTGGGCAGCCCAGCGGCTGGCTGTGTCTGGGGCTCATGTTAAATAGCCCTGTCTAGACAGAGGGGACACACAGGGGCTTTGGCTCCCAGAGCCTGCTGCTGGGGTGCAGGGACACCAGCCTGGGCCCAGAGAGAAGCAGCCACGTCCCTGGTCCTAAAAAATTCACCAGCAGCTGTGGGGCTGCGGCTGTCCCTGGGTGGTCTGTCTAGGAAGTGAGAGCATCCTGGCTCTGGCTGCAGTGCCCAGCTCCTGCCTGCTGGCGTCTCTCTGGCCAGGTGACCTCCAGTGAGTCACCTGACCGCTCAGATCCAGACTGAGAAGGAAAACAGAAAAGCTACCTTGCCCGGATGAAGTGGGGAGGCCTCACAGGGCGGCCAGGCCTCACCAGGTCAAGGGCATCGCCGCTCCCTCCTGGCCGCGCAGCAGGTGCCTCCCCTGCCTGACCCTGGCCCGCCCAGGTGCTGCCGGCTGGTGCCCCTGCCCTTGGCCTCTCTGTCCTGCTTTGTGTCTGGGGCTCCTGGCAGTGGGCACCCCGTCCTCCGCCCCTCCTATGCCTGCCCTGTCTGAGCACCAAGGTCACCACCATGTCCCAGCAGCTCCCGCCCAAAGGCACCGCCAAACTCGGACACAACACTTAGTCTTGCGTAGTCCTCCCTAGAGGACCAGCTCCCCGAGGGCACCGAGCTGCCGCCAAGTCACCCCTCTCTCCTGGGCCTGGGAAGAGGGGCTACAGAGGTACACAGCCCATGGACGGACAGGTGGACAGCTGGGTGGATGGGAGATGGGTGAAGGACGGGGCAGAGTGAATCACTGGTCCCACCAACTGCAGTGCAGCAGGGGAAGTGGACAGGCTGGTCCTGAAGTCTGGAAGCTTCCAGATCAGCCCACACCTGGCCAAGGTCAGACAGCGCAGCCCGGCCACCCAAGTTGCTCCGCGCAGGACCCTAGATTGGAGCTGGGGTGTGTCCCTGCCACGGTTCCCATCCCCAAGGAGATGTCTGGAGAAGGGTCAGGCACACTAACAAGGACGGTGTGAAGCTCTGTCAGGCGGCATTAGTCCCCACATGCCCTTGATAATCCCAGTTTGTGACTGTGGCCCTGGCCCCCATTTTACTGGCAAGAGTTCTGGTTTGGATGTTAAATCATGTGGTCACCCTAACATTAGGGGAGTCCAAAGGAGGGTCCCATGTCCCACTGAGGAAGCAggggaggcttcctggaggaagagGCTTGGGAAGGCCGTCCCCGGCGCAGCAGGTTGGTCTCCCAGCAGCCTGGACGGGAGTGGGGGCCCTTCCGCAGGTGCCTGAGCAGAGGCTGACGCAGCCCCTCGGGAAGCAGAGGGACCCGTGGCTCAGGGACACACCTGTGGAGAACTGAGAGCTTAGGATATCAAGGTCTCCGACTTTCGAGGGGCCGCGTCCCTCCGCTTCCTCTGGGCCTGCCTGCTGTCCACCGTCTGTCCTCAACGGTTTTCGGTGCAGGTGTCTTGTACATTTCTTGTAGAATTTACTCCTCAGGAATTTTGGGTGTCTCAGGACAGTGTAAAGGGATTTTCCGTTCCATTTCCTAACGCCCTGTGACCTGTGGGTGGCTTACTGTTTTTGTGTTGATGTAACAGCCATCCTTCCGACTGGCGAAATTTGCTGATCAGCTCTTGTTAAGCCAGTGCTCTTCACCAGGGGTCTGGGCCTGGAGGGTTAGTGTAAGAGTTTAAGGTTCTACTtctactttttttctctctctctcattttttttctttttggtaccagggattgaacccaggggtgcttaactactgagccccatcccagcccttttttgtattttatttagagacaggatctccctgagttgctgagggcctcactaagttgctgaggctggctttgaactggccatcctcctgcctcagcctc
Encoded proteins:
- the Mrgprg gene encoding mas-related G-protein coupled receptor member G, yielding MLGILSLWRTVNSVLFYLTLVIAVGGLLGNGLVLWNLGFHIKKGPFNTYLLQLAAADFLFLSCQVAFSVVQAALGSSQDTLYFVVTFLWFSAGLWLLAVLGAERCLSDIFPSCYQRYRPPHASTGLCVLVWALTLPAVLLPANACGLLREGTRLLACIRYHAVSVTWLLSLACVALGACLVLFIWVNCCSQRPRPKFCGIVQGSGVLLLFCRLPFILYWSLRPILNFLLPIFLPLATLLACIDSSAKPLMYFVMGRQPGHRAPLRTVLQRALGEGSQPGARGLSLPMGPV